From a region of the Paenibacillus lutimineralis genome:
- a CDS encoding ABC transporter substrate-binding protein encodes MRKKVFLLLCSLMLVLTAIGCGSKSTEGGDTNSAANGAGEANGGKKEIIEVTMAYWANASEQKNFEYMIDGLEKEYPNIKVKMQMYPTSDEFWKAIPSAIAAGVGPDIIAMSDEGNYEYIKKGVLAPLDELITTVGFEKDRITSSLYKGWTDDNKLYGIPYDSSTSMLAINKAMLEKSGITKYPETMDEVVELAKAMTTKDVKGIIGSIDPFHITQYVHAFGGDWGFGKTINSKENIAGVQFFVDLFLKHGVAIAPIEVGAPWDGEVFSQEKGAMSTAGPWYVGHLKEANPNMQMIALPMPKGTVEAQSAYSHGLSILAGSKHKEEAMQVIKYALRDEAQLNAIEAVGYSPAVSPLLPNYLEKNPELKPVFDNMEKVGMPFAYPEQTKAFHADLLKGVEEIIFKKDGLTVEQLLNDLQSKYGEN; translated from the coding sequence ATGAGAAAGAAGGTATTCCTGTTATTATGCTCCCTAATGCTGGTGCTGACTGCAATAGGATGTGGATCCAAATCCACTGAAGGCGGCGACACGAACAGTGCTGCAAACGGCGCTGGAGAAGCAAACGGGGGAAAGAAAGAAATCATCGAAGTAACGATGGCTTATTGGGCCAACGCTTCGGAGCAAAAAAACTTTGAATACATGATCGATGGTCTAGAGAAAGAGTATCCAAACATTAAAGTTAAAATGCAAATGTACCCGACCAGCGATGAATTCTGGAAAGCGATTCCGTCGGCGATTGCTGCAGGAGTAGGTCCGGATATCATTGCGATGTCGGATGAAGGTAACTACGAATATATCAAAAAAGGCGTTCTGGCTCCGCTGGATGAGCTGATCACTACGGTTGGATTTGAGAAAGACCGAATCACATCATCGCTGTATAAAGGCTGGACAGATGACAACAAGCTGTACGGTATTCCTTATGATTCATCGACTTCCATGCTCGCAATCAACAAAGCGATGCTCGAGAAATCGGGAATTACGAAATACCCGGAAACGATGGATGAGGTTGTTGAACTGGCGAAAGCCATGACAACGAAGGATGTCAAAGGGATTATCGGCAGTATTGATCCATTCCACATCACTCAATATGTTCACGCTTTCGGTGGAGACTGGGGCTTCGGTAAAACGATTAACTCCAAAGAGAACATTGCTGGTGTCCAGTTTTTTGTTGATCTGTTCCTGAAACATGGCGTGGCTATCGCTCCGATTGAGGTAGGCGCTCCTTGGGACGGCGAAGTATTTAGCCAGGAAAAAGGTGCAATGTCCACGGCAGGTCCATGGTATGTCGGTCACTTGAAAGAAGCGAATCCGAATATGCAAATGATCGCCCTGCCTATGCCTAAAGGCACAGTAGAAGCACAAAGCGCTTATTCGCACGGCTTGTCTATCCTGGCTGGCAGCAAGCATAAAGAAGAAGCTATGCAAGTTATCAAATATGCACTACGTGACGAAGCACAGCTGAATGCGATTGAGGCGGTTGGATATTCTCCTGCAGTATCTCCCTTGCTTCCTAATTACCTGGAGAAGAACCCTGAGCTGAAGCCAGTATTCGACAACATGGAGAAAGTAGGCATGCCATTTGCATATCCTGAGCAAACCAAGGCGTTCCATGCAGATCTTCTTAAAGGGGTAGAGGAAATTATCTTCAAGAAAGACGGATTGACAGTTGAACAATTGCTGAACGATCTCCAGAGCAAGTACGGAGAAAACTAG